One Pelobates fuscus isolate aPelFus1 chromosome 8, aPelFus1.pri, whole genome shotgun sequence genomic window carries:
- the LOC134572074 gene encoding ADP-ribosylhydrolase ARH1-like has protein sequence MEDSPPPRERYVSAMLLSGAGDALGYRNQLWEYCKSGPQIHTELHELGGLPNIKAALPDWPVSDDTVLHLATAESLATGKVEEELYHELATRYISAMSDMEGRKPGPTSILGTSQLRPGEPGGYRIPFNPTGTGCGAAMRSMCIGLRYPRPSELPLLVAVSVESGKMTHNHPTGYLGSLASALFTSLSVQGVPLELWGSRLLESLPLAFEYVSCTEPGVQSHLDTWDYFRESWERYLRERGLLQGSGPAVFPAQYGPAERDAEYAKWSLDGWAGRSGHDAPIIAYDALLGAGDSWEELCSRAMFHGGDSDSTGVIAGCCWGVLYGLAGVPKGNYNELEYKERLKAAAESLHKLAWKGH, from the exons ATGGAGGACAG CCCACCACCCCGTGAACGCTATGTGTCCGCCATGTTGCTGAGCGGCGCTGGAGATGCTCTGGGGTACAGAAACCAGCTCTGGGAATACTGTAAATCCGGACCCCAAATCCACACTGAACTGCACGAGTTGGGGGGGCTGCCAAATATAAAGGCTGCCCTTCCTGATTGGCCGGTCAGTGATGACACCGTTCTGCACCTGGCGACGGCGGAGAGTCTGGCCACCG GGAAGGTGGAGGAAGAACTGTACCATGAACTCGCTACAAGATACATATCAGCAATGTCCGATATGGAGGGGAGGAAACCTGGGCCCACCAGCATTCTGG GAACCTCCCAGCTGCGCCCAGGAGAGCCTGGAGGGTACCGAATTCCTTTTAACCCCACGGGGACTGGCTGTGGGGCAGCAATGCGCTCTATGTGTATCGGGCTGAG GTATCCACGGCCCTCGGAGCTGCCTCTTTTGGTCGCTGTCAGTGTGGAAAGCGGAAAGATGACCCACAATCACCCTACAG GGTACCTGGGCTCCCTCGCCTCTGCTCTGTTCACTTCTCTATCTGTGCAGGGGGTCCCCCTGGAACTTTGGGGTTCCCGCTTGCTGGAGTCTCTGCCACTTGCTTTTGAATATGTAAGCTGTACTGAGCCTGGCGTACAGTCTCACTTGGACACATGGGACTACTTCCGGGAGAGCTGGGAGAG GTACCTGAGGGAGAGAGGGCTTCTCCAGGGATCTGGGCCAGCAGTCTTTCCAGCTCAATATGGACCTGCGGAGAGAGATGCAGAATATGCCAAGTGGAGCTTGGATGGTTGGGCAGGAAGGAGTGGGCACGATGCACCGATTATTGCCTACGATGCATTGCTAGGAGCCGGAGACTCCTGGGAAGAGCTGTGTAGCCGTGCCATGTTTCATGGGG GAGACAGCGATTCGACAGGTGTGATTGCTGGCTGCTGTTGGGGTGTTCTCTATGGTCTTGCTGGGGTCCCTAAAGGGAACTACAATGAACTGGAATACAAAGAACGTCTGAAAGCTGCTGCAGAATCCTTACACAAGCTGGCCTGGAAGGGACATTAA